A single Halarcobacter anaerophilus DNA region contains:
- a CDS encoding 2Fe-2S iron-sulfur cluster-binding protein, which produces MSELVKFTVDGKEIEAAKGSLLIDSLLDRNIHIPHFCYHQALGKDGNCRMCMVEIEGQKRPQIACDTPVKEGMVVRTKGDNIEKVRRDILEMELINHPIDCPTCDQAGECKLQDYYMESGFYHSRVTVDQKVKARKRIELGSNVMLDQERCVLCTRCVRFCSDITGTNELGVINRADHSVIGTFPGKPLDNPYAMNVVDLCPVGALTSQDFRFKQRVWFLETFDAICNGCSRGCNITVDHRKEKYKDDQIFRFKPRVNREVNGWFMCDEGRLSYKKEAENRFETALIDNEESLLDNAITKAFKMLTQKDKILFVLDPNLSLEEMQNSKNLAKVLNANITGYSPQYFDESFGDDYLRKSDKSANRAAFKELEIDESEESFNKLFDEANIIVILGNNYFDTNLEKLSNKKVISFFSHKTETISKSNIAIPTASFYEKSGTYINFEGKKQKVISKIRKNSPKETITSIIEYIKTMIDKGNL; this is translated from the coding sequence ATGAGTGAACTTGTTAAATTTACGGTGGATGGGAAAGAGATAGAAGCAGCTAAAGGCAGTCTTTTAATAGACAGCCTTTTAGACAGAAATATTCATATTCCTCACTTTTGTTATCACCAAGCTTTAGGTAAAGATGGAAACTGTAGAATGTGTATGGTTGAAATCGAAGGTCAAAAAAGACCACAAATTGCGTGTGATACTCCTGTGAAAGAGGGGATGGTCGTAAGAACAAAAGGTGATAACATTGAAAAAGTAAGGCGAGATATTCTGGAAATGGAACTTATCAATCACCCTATTGACTGCCCTACCTGTGATCAAGCAGGAGAGTGTAAACTACAAGATTATTATATGGAATCAGGTTTTTATCACTCAAGAGTTACGGTAGATCAAAAAGTAAAAGCCAGAAAAAGAATTGAATTGGGAAGCAATGTAATGCTTGACCAAGAGAGATGTGTTCTTTGTACAAGATGTGTCAGATTCTGCTCGGATATAACAGGAACCAACGAGCTTGGTGTTATAAATAGAGCCGATCACTCCGTAATAGGAACATTTCCCGGGAAACCTTTAGATAATCCGTATGCGATGAATGTTGTAGACTTATGTCCTGTAGGAGCATTAACTTCACAAGATTTTAGATTTAAACAAAGAGTTTGGTTTTTAGAAACTTTTGATGCAATTTGTAATGGTTGTTCAAGAGGTTGCAATATAACAGTCGATCATAGAAAAGAGAAATATAAAGATGATCAAATCTTCAGATTCAAACCAAGAGTAAACAGAGAAGTAAACGGTTGGTTTATGTGCGATGAGGGAAGATTATCATATAAAAAAGAAGCAGAAAACAGATTTGAAACTGCTTTGATAGACAATGAAGAATCACTATTAGATAATGCAATTACAAAAGCTTTTAAAATGCTGACACAAAAAGATAAAATTTTATTTGTTTTAGATCCTAATCTATCTTTGGAAGAGATGCAAAACAGTAAAAATCTGGCAAAAGTATTAAATGCAAATATTACAGGATACTCTCCTCAATATTTTGATGAAAGTTTTGGAGATGATTATTTAAGAAAAAGTGACAAATCTGCAAACAGAGCAGCTTTTAAAGAGTTGGAAATTGATGAAAGTGAAGAGAGTTTCAATAAATTATTTGATGAAGCAAATATTATAGTTATTTTAGGGAATAACTATTTTGATACAAATTTGGAAAAATTATCAAATAAAAAAGTAATCAGTTTCTTCTCTCACAAAACTGAAACAATATCAAAATCAAATATTGCGATTCCGACAGCTTCTTTTTATGAAAAAAGCGGAACTTATATTAATTTTGAAGGGAAAAAGCAGAAAGTAATTTCAAAAATAAGAAAAAATAGCCCGAAAGAGACTATTACTTCAATTATAGAGTATATTAAAACTATGATAGATAAAGGTAATCTATGA
- a CDS encoding complex I subunit 1/NuoH family protein, producing the protein MSTAAIVIIIINVLLAKIFSVGTTPIMVWWERRVAGFMQDRTGPNRADIGGIRLGGLIQAIADMLKLVFKEDFTPAHIKYKFLYTIAPAIVFLCSFMTMAVIPFADNLVIDGESFMMQAIPTTLGIMWFLAFAGLSVFGIILGGYSSQNKYGLLGGIRASAQVISYEAAMALSVISILLTYGSINLNDMVQAQGDTFWGIIPSWGLFMQPLAALIFIVTAFAETNRTPFDIAEGESEIVAGYHTEYSAMRFGLFQVGEYAAMSASSAIIVTLFLGGYQIPWMDTQSIQSNINYVMIAIIILLPLKAFFFAKWMNKNYNWLDKNDKRQKEKNILIRGFWATAIIIAAVLALFVVTGLGTNGVNIATAVIQVAVFVAKFLFMSFVFIWVRWTLLRFRYDQLQMLGWKVLIPLSILNIVITAIIVVATGS; encoded by the coding sequence ATGAGTACAGCTGCAATAGTTATTATTATAATAAACGTTCTACTCGCCAAAATATTTTCAGTGGGAACAACTCCTATTATGGTTTGGTGGGAAAGAAGGGTTGCCGGTTTTATGCAAGATAGAACCGGTCCTAATAGAGCCGATATAGGCGGTATTAGACTAGGTGGATTAATCCAAGCAATAGCGGATATGCTGAAACTTGTATTTAAAGAGGATTTTACTCCTGCACATATTAAATACAAATTTTTATATACAATAGCACCTGCAATAGTATTTTTATGTTCATTTATGACTATGGCAGTAATTCCATTTGCCGACAATTTAGTTATAGACGGTGAAAGTTTTATGATGCAAGCCATTCCAACAACACTTGGGATTATGTGGTTTTTAGCATTTGCCGGTCTTTCTGTTTTCGGTATTATTTTAGGTGGTTATTCATCACAAAACAAATACGGACTTTTAGGTGGGATTAGAGCTTCAGCTCAAGTTATCTCTTATGAAGCCGCAATGGCACTATCTGTTATATCTATATTATTAACTTACGGTTCAATTAACCTAAATGATATGGTTCAAGCTCAAGGTGATACTTTTTGGGGAATAATTCCTTCATGGGGTTTATTTATGCAACCTTTAGCTGCACTTATTTTTATAGTAACTGCATTTGCGGAAACAAACAGAACTCCTTTTGATATAGCAGAAGGTGAATCTGAAATTGTTGCGGGTTATCATACAGAATATTCTGCTATGAGATTCGGTCTTTTCCAAGTCGGTGAATATGCTGCAATGTCTGCTTCATCTGCAATTATAGTAACTCTGTTTTTAGGTGGATATCAAATTCCTTGGATGGATACGCAATCTATTCAAAGCAATATAAATTATGTAATGATTGCAATTATAATTCTACTTCCTTTAAAAGCATTTTTCTTTGCAAAATGGATGAATAAGAATTATAATTGGCTTGATAAAAATGATAAAAGACAAAAAGAGAAAAATATTTTAATAAGAGGTTTCTGGGCTACTGCCATTATTATAGCAGCTGTTTTAGCTCTATTTGTAGTAACAGGACTTGGAACCAATGGTGTAAATATAGCAACGGCAGTTATTCAAGTAGCAGTATTTGTAGCTAAATTTTTATTTATGAGTTTTGTATTTATCTGGGTTAGATGGACTCTACTTAGATTTAGATATGACCAATTACAAATGTTAGGATGGAAAGTTCTTATTCCATTATCAATACTTAATATTGTAATAACTGCAATAATTGTAGTAGCAACAGGAAGTTAA
- a CDS encoding NuoI/complex I 23 kDa subunit family protein produces the protein MGIKIVQRHGKSLKDKLYIPAIVGGMKTTFTHFKKNLGDVSNLRTMQYPEVQPTDITERYRGVHRLTKWEDESEKCVACYMCATACPAQCIFIDAEERFDGVAEKRPKEFKIDLLECVFCGYCVEACPCDAIRMDTGIFSFTASKREDFVVDKERLMSHERSKDFDDE, from the coding sequence ATGGGAATTAAAATAGTACAAAGACATGGAAAGTCTTTAAAAGACAAACTCTACATACCGGCAATAGTCGGTGGTATGAAAACCACTTTTACTCACTTTAAGAAAAACTTGGGTGATGTATCAAACTTAAGAACGATGCAGTACCCTGAAGTGCAACCTACAGATATCACAGAGAGATATCGTGGGGTACACAGACTTACAAAGTGGGAAGACGAAAGTGAAAAATGTGTTGCATGTTATATGTGTGCAACTGCCTGCCCTGCCCAATGTATCTTTATAGATGCCGAAGAAAGATTTGACGGAGTAGCCGAGAAGAGACCAAAAGAGTTTAAAATTGACCTTTTGGAGTGTGTTTTCTGCGGTTATTGCGTTGAAGCTTGTCCTTGTGATGCGATTAGAATGGATACGGGGATTTTCAGTTTCACTGCAAGTAAAAGAGAAGATTTCGTAGTAGATAAAGAACGACTTATGTCGCATGAGCGTTCAAAGGATTTTGATGATGAGTGA
- a CDS encoding NADH-quinone oxidoreductase subunit J family protein — protein sequence MSDIIFIGLSFFAITGAIAMLVYKNPMYSALGLLISILAVAGMFALLNAAFLFMVQIIVYAGAIMTLILFLLMFLNIKEENLPKEPKKYLLIVLGAIIMIPFNIVILKAVSDLPNANMEIVQSDFGDIKPIGTLLYNDWILAFEMISILLLVALVGSIVLAKRKKTKKENS from the coding sequence ATGAGTGATATAATTTTTATAGGACTTAGTTTTTTTGCAATAACAGGGGCTATTGCAATGTTAGTTTACAAAAATCCAATGTATTCAGCCTTGGGACTACTTATTTCAATTTTGGCTGTTGCAGGTATGTTTGCACTTTTAAATGCAGCTTTCCTTTTTATGGTTCAAATAATTGTTTATGCAGGTGCAATTATGACTCTGATTCTATTTTTGCTTATGTTTCTTAATATCAAAGAAGAGAACTTGCCAAAAGAACCTAAAAAGTATCTGCTTATAGTTTTGGGTGCAATTATTATGATTCCGTTTAATATTGTTATTCTAAAAGCAGTTTCAGATCTTCCTAATGCAAATATGGAGATCGTACAAAGTGATTTTGGAGATATAAAACCAATAGGAACTCTACTTTATAATGATTGGATTTTAGCTTTTGAAATGATTTCAATACTTCTTTTAGTTGCATTAGTAGGTTCAATTGTATTAGCAAAAAGAAAAAAAACTAAAAAGGAAAACTCATGA
- the nuoK gene encoding NADH-quinone oxidoreductase subunit NuoK: MISLTSYAFVSMILFSIGVIGVIARRNIFVIYMSIELMLNGVNLFLVTFARYYFSMDPQIITIMVISIAAAEAAIFLSVIILLYRSKKSLDTDIFTTLTQGEK; this comes from the coding sequence ATGATTAGTTTAACATCATATGCATTTGTTTCTATGATTCTTTTTTCTATTGGAGTTATAGGTGTAATTGCAAGAAGAAATATTTTTGTAATCTATATGTCTATTGAGTTGATGTTAAATGGAGTAAACCTCTTCCTTGTAACATTTGCTAGATATTATTTTAGTATGGATCCACAAATTATTACAATTATGGTTATATCAATTGCAGCGGCAGAAGCAGCAATCTTTTTATCGGTAATCATACTTTTATACAGATCTAAAAAATCTCTAGATACCGATATTTTTACAACACTTACCCAAGGAGAAAAATAA
- the nuoL gene encoding NADH-quinone oxidoreductase subunit L, producing the protein MTDTSLLVWIILAPLIGSILNAGFYFYHVKRRPIPELVFSLIGTITPLIAFLITLNLFLSMLDNEVTYRQELFTWLNIENLNISMAFLGDKLAIFMSMFVTFVGWLIHIYAIGYMTKDEGFGKFFSYFNLFLASMLILVLADNPVILFIGWEGVGLCSYLLIAFYYTDKDNVLAGNKAFIANRVGDFGFLLGVVTLFFALGGVDLSFSSLESNISNASTALLALSGFLLFVGAMGKSAQIPLYVWLPDAMAGPTPISALIHAATMVTAGVYMVSRFHFLYSGIENIGIFIAYIGAFSALFAAIIATRQQDVKKILAYSTMSQLGYMFIAVGLGFYSSGLFHVLTHAFFKAMLFMGAGGMIIALHHEQNIFKMAQHRVQLPIIGITFLIGVIAISGIPPFSGFFSKDAILAAAFQEGEYLIWAIGVFTAFLTAYYMFRMYFILFVAPNKHTKNYVYTSRTITIPLLILAIGAVGAGFLNLPSTLGGEHMVDTWLMQTNSTEVHMSHATEYILMVVSVLVALLGIFVAYKKYANFDVYNPEDEKGLIANKFYVDEIYNVLFIQSLKKLSSFIDKTIDMKIIDGFIMNSCNQFINIGKKVAMIQNANVRFYALFMLVGMSCVFIYLYISLGL; encoded by the coding sequence ATGACAGATACATCACTTCTTGTTTGGATTATTTTAGCTCCTTTAATTGGTTCAATTTTAAATGCCGGTTTCTATTTTTACCATGTAAAAAGAAGACCTATTCCAGAACTTGTTTTTTCACTTATAGGTACGATTACACCGTTAATAGCTTTTTTGATTACTTTAAATCTTTTTTTAAGTATGCTGGATAATGAAGTAACATATAGACAAGAGTTATTTACCTGGCTTAATATTGAAAACTTGAATATCTCAATGGCATTTTTAGGTGATAAATTGGCAATATTCATGTCTATGTTTGTTACTTTTGTCGGTTGGTTAATTCATATTTATGCAATAGGTTATATGACAAAAGATGAGGGATTCGGAAAGTTTTTCTCGTATTTTAATCTATTCTTGGCATCAATGTTGATTTTGGTTCTTGCAGACAATCCTGTAATCTTATTTATAGGATGGGAAGGTGTAGGACTTTGTTCTTATCTTTTAATTGCTTTTTATTATACTGATAAAGATAACGTACTAGCAGGGAATAAAGCTTTTATTGCAAATAGAGTCGGAGACTTTGGATTTTTACTTGGTGTTGTAACACTCTTTTTTGCATTAGGTGGAGTTGATTTAAGTTTTAGTTCTCTTGAAAGTAATATTTCAAATGCTTCAACTGCTCTTTTAGCACTTTCAGGTTTTTTACTCTTCGTTGGAGCTATGGGTAAATCAGCACAAATTCCATTATATGTATGGCTTCCTGACGCAATGGCAGGACCGACACCTATTTCAGCATTAATTCACGCAGCAACAATGGTTACAGCCGGGGTTTATATGGTATCAAGATTTCATTTCCTTTATTCAGGAATTGAAAATATCGGGATATTTATAGCTTATATCGGTGCTTTTTCTGCACTCTTTGCTGCTATTATTGCAACTAGACAACAAGATGTTAAAAAGATTCTTGCTTACTCTACAATGTCGCAATTAGGTTATATGTTTATTGCAGTGGGACTTGGATTTTACTCTTCGGGACTTTTTCATGTTTTAACTCATGCTTTCTTTAAAGCAATGTTATTCATGGGAGCTGGAGGTATGATTATAGCTTTACATCATGAACAAAACATTTTTAAAATGGCTCAACACAGAGTTCAGCTTCCTATTATCGGCATTACATTTTTAATCGGAGTAATTGCAATATCAGGTATTCCGCCGTTTTCAGGTTTCTTTTCAAAAGATGCTATTTTAGCGGCAGCTTTTCAAGAGGGTGAATATTTGATCTGGGCTATTGGAGTATTTACTGCATTTTTAACAGCTTATTATATGTTTAGAATGTACTTTATTCTTTTTGTTGCACCGAATAAACACACTAAGAACTATGTTTATACATCAAGAACAATTACAATTCCGCTTTTAATTTTAGCAATAGGAGCCGTAGGAGCAGGATTTTTAAATCTTCCTAGTACATTAGGAGGAGAACATATGGTTGATACTTGGCTTATGCAGACAAATTCGACTGAAGTTCATATGTCACATGCAACAGAGTATATATTAATGGTCGTATCTGTTCTTGTTGCTCTTTTAGGTATTTTTGTAGCTTACAAAAAATATGCAAACTTTGATGTATATAATCCGGAAGATGAAAAAGGTTTAATTGCCAATAAATTCTATGTTGATGAGATCTATAATGTTCTTTTTATACAAAGTCTAAAAAAATTATCTTCATTTATAGATAAAACAATTGATATGAAAATTATTGACGGATTTATTATGAATAGTTGTAACCAGTTTATCAATATAGGTAAAAAAGTTGCAATGATTCAAAATGCAAATGTAAGATTTTATGCACTGTTTATGCTTGTGGGTATGAGTTGTGTATTTATCTATTTATATATTTCTTTAGGATTATAA
- a CDS encoding complex I subunit 4 family protein — protein MSADILSFIIFLPAVVAFGLMITTRHVETVRNIAFLATTVILALVLKIYIDFEPSAGMQFVTNVPWISSYGINYYIGVDGFSLTILMMIAILIPTAYLLLWDGRTKGYWINMLLVQTGVTGALLSLDVILFYFFWEIMLLPVFLMIGIYGFGDKVFTTIKVTVYTMVGSLLMFVAILYLGVSYFNEFGSWSFQYDSLTQITTLSYNEKIWLFLAFLSAFAIKIPIFPLHTWIMETYKNAPTGAVFLLSSIMAKLGVYAIVRFMIPIFPDIYVEFSTWFVFIGLFGLIYFGIAALMQDDLKRMFAYSSASHLSFIAAGIFSLNEFGINGALYLIIAHAIATGALFLLVGIIHDETGYKTIKDLGGLAKQSPIFTTVFAIMLLANIGLPGTNGFVSELLIIFGVYEFNHTLGYISALTVIIGASYMLWMFQRAILVKREAGEDLKFRDLKIKEIIGLTPWIILIFLMGLYPDIFINKFEPTVTHYLNDILQIGATK, from the coding sequence ATGAGTGCAGATATACTATCGTTTATTATCTTTTTACCAGCAGTAGTTGCCTTTGGTTTAATGATTACAACAAGACACGTAGAAACAGTAAGAAATATAGCTTTTCTTGCAACTACGGTTATACTGGCACTTGTACTTAAAATCTATATTGACTTTGAACCAAGTGCGGGAATGCAGTTTGTAACAAATGTTCCGTGGATTTCATCTTACGGTATCAATTATTACATTGGTGTTGATGGATTTTCATTAACAATTTTAATGATGATTGCTATTTTAATTCCAACAGCATATCTTCTATTATGGGATGGAAGAACAAAAGGTTACTGGATAAATATGCTTTTAGTTCAAACAGGTGTAACAGGAGCTTTATTATCACTTGATGTAATTCTTTTCTATTTTTTCTGGGAAATTATGCTTTTACCTGTTTTCCTAATGATAGGTATTTACGGGTTTGGAGATAAAGTATTTACGACAATAAAAGTTACCGTTTATACAATGGTAGGTTCACTTTTGATGTTTGTAGCAATTTTATATCTTGGTGTTAGTTATTTCAATGAGTTTGGTTCTTGGTCTTTCCAATATGATTCACTAACTCAAATTACTACATTGTCATATAATGAAAAAATTTGGTTATTTTTAGCATTTCTTTCAGCATTTGCGATTAAAATCCCGATTTTCCCTCTTCACACTTGGATTATGGAAACCTATAAAAATGCTCCTACGGGTGCAGTATTTTTATTATCATCTATAATGGCTAAACTTGGAGTTTATGCAATTGTTAGATTTATGATTCCTATTTTCCCTGATATTTATGTTGAGTTTTCAACTTGGTTTGTATTTATAGGACTATTTGGTCTTATCTATTTCGGTATTGCCGCACTTATGCAAGATGATCTTAAAAGAATGTTTGCATACTCTTCGGCATCACACTTAAGTTTTATAGCTGCAGGAATTTTTTCACTTAATGAATTTGGTATAAACGGAGCTTTATACTTAATTATTGCCCATGCAATTGCAACAGGTGCACTTTTCTTACTTGTAGGAATTATTCATGATGAAACAGGGTACAAAACAATTAAAGATTTAGGCGGTTTAGCTAAACAGTCTCCGATTTTTACGACAGTATTTGCAATTATGCTTTTGGCAAATATAGGACTTCCGGGGACAAACGGATTTGTTTCTGAACTTTTAATTATCTTTGGAGTATATGAATTTAACCATACTTTAGGTTATATCTCCGCTCTTACTGTTATTATAGGGGCATCATATATGTTATGGATGTTCCAAAGAGCAATTTTAGTTAAAAGAGAAGCAGGTGAAGATTTAAAATTCAGAGATTTAAAAATCAAAGAGATCATTGGTTTAACTCCTTGGATAATTTTAATATTTTTAATGGGTCTTTATCCGGATATCTTTATAAACAAATTTGAACCTACGGTTACCCATTACCTAAATGATATTTTACAAATTGGAGCAACAAAATGA
- a CDS encoding NADH-quinone oxidoreductase subunit N: MSQFIHILPVLTVLVAAVALMFMSMYQNKFSVKTYITVSSIILVATLAFVFVPFGETFSVKPYSSIFNNVLIFDTFSNFFYVLLIGGTLFTLLIGEHYFQHRSYFTGEFFSILLFSLFGMLLLANANELITAYVALEIASFSVYIMVGYNSEDSRRVEAIFKYLVLGSFMGAFYLLGVVLVYGATQTTNLSEIATFIANNNISDMPLLYIGLTLILFIFLFKISAFPFQQWVLDVYRGAPMIITAFMASTFKIAIFSFFLRAMLQDIKPMIGFWDSIIYVVIVLTLVFGTWLAITQKIIKRMLAASSIVHTGYLLLAFIAIGKNIDAAYAIVFYLIAYLLSALGSFGLVSHIISETKVRVTYDDFKGLAHERPFLAAMMTVFMFSLAGIPSTIGFMGKLYVFTETINAGYAGLAVLAILATIVSVYYYFKLIAMMYFYPTNEKCMSNDFNDKRISTYAIAFLAILTVIGGIGSAIVFFIPALNIDTLIDLTQISIQSLLIK; encoded by the coding sequence ATGAGTCAGTTTATTCACATATTACCTGTATTAACAGTATTAGTAGCAGCCGTTGCTTTAATGTTTATGAGTATGTATCAAAATAAATTCTCCGTAAAAACATATATTACTGTTTCATCAATAATTTTAGTTGCGACATTGGCATTTGTATTTGTACCTTTCGGTGAAACTTTTTCCGTAAAACCATATAGTTCGATATTTAACAATGTTTTAATATTTGATACTTTTTCAAACTTCTTTTATGTTTTATTAATAGGAGGTACACTGTTTACTCTTCTAATAGGAGAACACTATTTCCAACACAGAAGTTATTTTACAGGGGAGTTTTTCTCAATTTTGCTCTTCTCTTTATTCGGTATGTTACTTTTAGCAAATGCAAATGAGCTTATAACAGCATATGTTGCTTTGGAAATAGCATCATTCTCCGTATATATTATGGTTGGATACAATTCAGAAGATTCAAGAAGAGTAGAAGCTATTTTTAAATACCTTGTATTAGGTTCGTTTATGGGAGCTTTCTATCTTCTAGGGGTAGTATTGGTTTACGGAGCAACACAAACAACAAATTTAAGTGAAATTGCTACGTTTATTGCAAATAACAATATAAGTGATATGCCTCTTCTTTATATTGGTTTAACACTTATTTTATTTATATTTTTATTTAAAATTTCAGCTTTTCCGTTCCAACAATGGGTATTAGATGTTTATAGAGGTGCGCCAATGATAATTACTGCATTTATGGCATCTACATTTAAAATTGCAATATTCTCTTTCTTCCTAAGAGCTATGTTGCAAGATATAAAACCTATGATAGGATTCTGGGATTCTATAATATATGTAGTAATAGTATTAACCTTAGTATTCGGTACATGGTTGGCAATTACGCAAAAAATTATAAAAAGAATGCTTGCAGCTTCGTCAATCGTTCATACAGGTTATTTATTACTTGCATTTATTGCAATAGGAAAAAATATAGATGCGGCTTATGCAATTGTATTTTATCTTATAGCCTATTTACTATCGGCACTAGGTTCATTTGGTCTTGTTTCTCATATTATTTCCGAAACGAAAGTAAGAGTTACTTATGATGATTTTAAAGGATTAGCTCATGAAAGACCTTTTTTAGCTGCAATGATGACCGTATTTATGTTCTCTCTTGCGGGTATTCCCTCAACAATAGGATTTATGGGAAAACTTTACGTATTTACGGAAACTATTAATGCAGGATATGCAGGACTTGCAGTATTGGCAATATTGGCAACTATTGTATCGGTTTATTACTATTTTAAACTTATTGCAATGATGTATTTTTATCCTACAAATGAAAAATGTATGTCAAATGATTTCAATGACAAAAGAATCTCAACTTATGCTATAGCATTTTTAGCAATTCTTACGGTAATAGGCGGTATTGGTAGTGCAATAGTGTTCTTTATCCCTGCACTTAACATCGATACTTTAATTGATTTAACACAAATTTCTATTCAGTCATTATTGATAAAATAG
- a CDS encoding fumarate reductase cytochrome b subunit has product MSDLIEGYLGKTVEGKKSRVPAKLDYLQSATGLFLGLFMWGHMFLVSSILISKDFMYAVTKFFEASFIFDGGEPIIVSGVVLFVFIVFITHAAMGMRKLPSNFKQYQVIKAHAKSMGHEDTKLWFIQAYTGFAMFFLGSVHLYIMMTNADAIGPYASAERVWSAWMWPLYILLLLAVELHGSIGLYRLAVKWGWFDGKDPKATRKRLKVWKKALTWFFLILGFATLAAYIKIGYENQQAGKIGERYVPTAQIMEYKINNGRVA; this is encoded by the coding sequence ATGAGTGACCTAATAGAAGGTTATTTAGGTAAGACTGTAGAGGGGAAAAAGAGTAGAGTACCAGCAAAACTTGACTATTTACAAAGTGCGACTGGATTATTTCTAGGTCTTTTTATGTGGGGACATATGTTTTTAGTGTCTTCAATTTTAATTAGTAAAGACTTCATGTACGCCGTTACAAAATTCTTTGAGGCGAGTTTTATTTTTGATGGTGGAGAACCAATAATAGTATCGGGTGTAGTATTATTCGTATTCATCGTATTTATTACTCATGCTGCAATGGGTATGAGAAAACTTCCTTCAAACTTTAAACAATATCAAGTAATTAAAGCTCATGCAAAAAGTATGGGACATGAAGATACCAAATTATGGTTTATCCAAGCATACACTGGTTTTGCTATGTTCTTCTTAGGTTCAGTTCACCTATATATCATGATGACAAATGCAGATGCAATCGGTCCTTATGCAAGTGCTGAGAGAGTTTGGTCGGCATGGATGTGGCCTTTATATATCCTTTTACTATTAGCAGTTGAATTACACGGTTCTATTGGATTGTATAGACTTGCTGTTAAATGGGGTTGGTTTGACGGTAAAGATCCTAAAGCTACAAGAAAAAGATTAAAAGTATGGAAAAAAGCATTAACTTGGTTCTTCTTAATCTTAGGATTTGCTACACTTGCAGCTTACATAAAAATAGGTTATGAAAATCAACAAGCAGGTAAAATCGGTGAAAGATATGTTCCAACTGCACAAATTATGGAATATAAAATTAATAATGGGAGAGTTGCATAA